A window of the Bacillus andreraoultii genome harbors these coding sequences:
- a CDS encoding adenylosuccinate synthase, with amino-acid sequence MSSIVVVGSQWGDEGKGKITDFFSEQADIVARYQGGNNAGHTIKFDGDTYKLHLIPSGIFYKDKTCIIGNGVVVDPKALIEEIKYLHERNISTDQLRISNRAHMIFPYHIKLDQVQEIAKGAQKIGTTGKGIGPAYMDKIARIGIRMADLLDKEVFKEKLSVNLKEKNQLFEKIYKTDGFTLEDIFEEYYMYGQQIKQYVCDTSIILNDAIDEGKRVLFEGAQGVMLDIDQGTYPYVTSSNPVAGGVTIGSGIGPTKVNHVVGVVKAYTTRVGDGPFPTELINEVGNQIREVGREYGTTTGRPRRVGWFDSVVVRHTKRVSGLTDLSLNSIDVLTGIETIKICVAYKYQNKVIDEYPASLKVLSECEPVYEELPGWTEDITTCRSLNDLPSNARNYVTRISELTGIPLVTFSVGPDRNQTNVIRNLYN; translated from the coding sequence ATGTCTTCTATAGTAGTTGTTGGATCTCAATGGGGAGATGAAGGTAAAGGGAAAATTACAGACTTTTTCTCAGAACAAGCGGACATAGTAGCACGATATCAAGGCGGCAATAATGCTGGACATACAATCAAATTTGATGGAGATACATATAAATTGCATTTGATTCCATCAGGGATTTTTTACAAAGATAAAACTTGTATCATTGGAAATGGAGTTGTCGTGGATCCGAAAGCACTTATTGAAGAAATAAAATACCTTCATGAACGGAATATTTCAACAGATCAATTACGTATTAGTAACCGGGCGCATATGATATTCCCCTATCATATAAAGTTGGATCAAGTTCAGGAAATTGCAAAAGGGGCCCAAAAAATTGGAACGACAGGTAAGGGGATAGGACCAGCCTATATGGATAAGATTGCGCGTATCGGCATTCGGATGGCAGATTTATTAGATAAAGAAGTGTTTAAAGAAAAGTTAAGTGTAAACTTAAAGGAAAAAAACCAATTATTTGAGAAAATTTATAAAACAGATGGATTTACACTGGAAGATATTTTTGAAGAATATTATATGTACGGTCAACAAATTAAACAGTACGTTTGTGATACTTCAATCATATTAAATGATGCGATTGATGAAGGAAAACGAGTTTTATTCGAAGGTGCGCAAGGTGTCATGCTGGACATAGACCAAGGTACATATCCATATGTAACCTCATCGAATCCTGTTGCAGGTGGTGTAACAATTGGCTCAGGGATTGGTCCAACAAAAGTAAATCACGTTGTTGGTGTAGTTAAAGCATATACAACACGGGTCGGTGATGGTCCTTTCCCAACGGAGCTTATTAATGAAGTCGGTAACCAAATACGTGAGGTTGGACGTGAGTATGGTACGACGACAGGAAGACCAAGACGTGTTGGATGGTTTGACAGTGTAGTTGTTCGTCATACGAAGAGAGTAAGTGGATTAACTGATTTATCTCTTAATTCGATTGATGTTCTTACAGGAATAGAGACTATAAAAATTTGTGTAGCATACAAATATCAAAATAAAGTCATTGATGAGTATCCAGCTAGCCTAAAGGTTTTATCCGAATGTGAACCTGTTTATGAGGAATTACCAGGTTGGACTGAAGATATAACGACATGTCGCTCCTTAAATGACTTACCAAGTAATGCCCGAAATTATGTTACCCGTATTTCTGAATTAACTGGTATACCGTTAGTTACATTTTCTGTTGGTCCAGATCGGAATCAAACGAATGTAATACGCAATTTATATAATTAA
- the yycF gene encoding response regulator YycF, with translation MPKKILIVDDEKPIADILQFNLKKDGYEVYCAYDGDEALEIVDEVEPDLVLLDIMLPEKDGMEVCKEIRKKYEMPIIMLTAKDSEIDKVLGLELGADDYVTKPFSTRELLARVKANLRRHQNVNTINTENATNEIAIGSLVIHPDAYIVSKRGEMIELTHREFELLYYLAKHPGQVMTREHLLQTVWGYDYFGDVRTVDVTVRRLREKIEDNPSHPGWLVTRRGVGYYLQNPEQE, from the coding sequence ATGCCAAAGAAGATTCTTATCGTGGATGACGAGAAACCAATTGCTGATATTTTGCAATTCAACTTAAAAAAGGACGGATATGAAGTTTACTGTGCTTATGATGGGGATGAGGCGTTGGAAATTGTTGATGAAGTTGAACCAGATCTTGTTTTACTAGATATTATGCTCCCAGAAAAAGATGGTATGGAAGTATGTAAAGAAATTCGTAAAAAATATGAAATGCCAATTATTATGTTGACCGCAAAAGATTCAGAGATTGATAAAGTACTAGGTCTTGAACTAGGTGCAGATGACTATGTGACAAAACCTTTTAGTACAAGGGAGTTATTAGCCCGTGTGAAGGCAAATCTACGACGACACCAAAATGTAAATACAATAAATACTGAAAATGCAACGAATGAGATTGCCATTGGCTCGCTTGTTATTCATCCAGATGCGTATATTGTTTCAAAACGGGGAGAAATGATCGAGTTAACCCATCGTGAATTTGAGCTACTCTATTACTTGGCAAAACATCCGGGACAAGTAATGACAAGGGAACATTTATTACAAACCGTATGGGGTTACGATTATTTTGGTGATGTTCGAACAGTTGACGTAACGGTTAGACGATTAAGGGAAAAAATTGAAGATAATCCAAGCCACCCTGGGTGGTTAGTAACAAGACGTGGTGTCGGTTATTATTTGCAAAATCCTGAACAGGAGTAA
- a CDS encoding DHH family phosphoesterase: MPIFLRTGHMKKLLIGFFAIMFLLLVILGFYNWVLSGIACIILVAFLILLIRSSAYFQTQVEKYVSLLSYRVKKVGEEALLEMPIGIILINDDNIVEWANPYMNVNFQEESLIGKSIYDLSDELIQMIIQELEKGIITINNQKFRVVYKKEEKLIYFFDITEQALIEQKYQEEQPVIAIVFLDNYDEVTQGMDDLARGSLNGRVTSLLNEWANEFGIYLKRVTADRFMAVLNQKILSELEKGKFSILDDIRESGAKNSLPLTLSIGVGAGVSSLPELGSIAQSSLDLALGRGGDQVAIKLPNGKVRFYGGKTNPIEKRTRVRARVISHALRELIEESDRIFIMGHNYPDMDAIGSSIGILKIAQMNGKESYVILNEQEIDSGVRKLLNEVKEKSDIYDHFISPQDALEMSMTNALLVIVDTHKPSLVIEERLVNRCERIVVIDHHRRSEEFVQNPLLVYMEPYASSTSELVTELLQYQPNRKIDILEATALLAGIIVDTKSFTLRTGSRTFDAASYLRTKGADTVLVQKFLREDLDTFIKRAKLVENVEFYRRGIAITRANASEQYNQILIAQTADLLLAMENVEASFVISKRPDDTVGISARSLGKVNVQLIMEQLEGGGHLTNAATQLTDTTIADAEKRLKAVIDKYLEGVNES; the protein is encoded by the coding sequence ATGCCAATCTTTTTAAGAACTGGCCATATGAAAAAACTATTAATTGGTTTTTTCGCCATTATGTTCTTATTATTAGTTATATTAGGTTTTTACAACTGGGTGCTAAGTGGAATAGCATGTATTATTTTAGTGGCATTTTTGATTTTACTCATTCGAAGTAGTGCTTATTTTCAGACCCAAGTTGAAAAGTATGTATCGCTTCTTTCTTACCGGGTTAAAAAGGTTGGTGAAGAGGCGTTACTAGAAATGCCAATTGGAATTATTTTAATTAATGATGACAATATCGTGGAGTGGGCCAATCCTTATATGAATGTGAATTTCCAAGAGGAATCATTAATTGGAAAGTCAATCTATGATTTGTCTGATGAGTTAATTCAAATGATCATCCAAGAGTTAGAAAAAGGGATTATAACGATTAATAATCAAAAATTCCGCGTCGTATATAAAAAGGAAGAAAAATTAATCTATTTTTTCGATATAACTGAGCAAGCCTTAATTGAACAAAAATATCAGGAAGAACAACCAGTCATAGCGATTGTCTTTCTCGATAATTATGATGAAGTGACTCAAGGAATGGATGATTTAGCTCGTGGATCATTAAATGGACGGGTTACATCATTACTAAATGAGTGGGCGAATGAATTTGGGATCTATTTAAAAAGAGTTACAGCTGACCGATTTATGGCTGTATTAAATCAAAAAATTTTAAGTGAGTTAGAAAAGGGTAAATTTTCGATACTCGACGATATTCGTGAATCAGGTGCAAAAAACAGCCTTCCCTTAACACTTAGTATTGGAGTTGGAGCAGGGGTTTCATCCTTACCAGAATTGGGGAGTATTGCCCAATCAAGTCTTGACTTAGCATTAGGCCGGGGGGGAGACCAAGTTGCAATTAAACTACCGAATGGAAAAGTGAGATTTTATGGCGGAAAAACAAACCCAATTGAGAAACGGACACGAGTACGGGCACGAGTTATCTCTCATGCACTACGAGAATTAATTGAAGAAAGTGATCGTATTTTTATTATGGGACATAATTATCCGGATATGGATGCGATTGGGTCGTCTATCGGTATTTTAAAAATTGCACAAATGAATGGAAAAGAATCTTATGTTATACTTAATGAGCAAGAAATAGATTCTGGTGTAAGAAAATTACTAAATGAGGTTAAAGAGAAATCCGATATATATGATCATTTTATTTCCCCACAAGATGCGCTCGAAATGAGCATGACCAATGCTTTATTAGTCATTGTGGATACCCATAAGCCATCTTTAGTTATTGAAGAACGTCTAGTCAACCGTTGTGAAAGAATTGTCGTTATTGATCACCATAGGAGAAGCGAGGAATTTGTACAGAATCCATTACTTGTTTATATGGAACCGTATGCTTCATCTACATCTGAATTAGTGACTGAACTACTCCAATATCAACCTAATCGTAAAATAGATATTCTTGAGGCAACTGCTCTACTTGCAGGTATAATTGTTGATACAAAGAGCTTTACACTACGTACTGGTTCACGGACGTTTGATGCAGCCTCTTATTTACGAACAAAAGGTGCAGATACCGTATTAGTTCAAAAATTTTTACGAGAAGATTTAGATACATTTATTAAACGGGCAAAGCTTGTTGAAAATGTAGAATTTTACAGACGGGGAATTGCGATTACAAGAGCAAATGCGTCTGAACAGTATAATCAGATTTTAATTGCCCAAACGGCAGACTTACTGTTAGCGATGGAAAATGTTGAAGCTTCCTTTGTTATATCAAAACGTCCGGATGATACGGTAGGTATTAGTGCGCGCTCCCTAGGTAAGGTAAATGTGCAGCTCATTATGGAACAACTTGAAGGAGGCGGCCACCTAACGAACGCAGCAACACAATTAACAGACACGACAATTGCTGATGCGGAAAAACGGCTTAAAGCTGTCATCGATAAGTATTTAGAAGGAGTGAATGAATCATGA
- the dnaB gene encoding replicative DNA helicase, whose protein sequence is MNDLLIDRTPPQNIEAEQAVLGAIFIEPESLTVASESLLPEDFYRSAHQKIFSIMLSLNDRGMAVDVVTVSEELAASDQLENIGGISYLMELANSVPTAANIEYYAKIVEEKSLLRRLIRTATDIAQDGYTREDEVESLLTEAEKRILEVANRKNAGAFQDIKDVLVKTYDHIEQLHSRKGDITGIPTGFNDLDHMTAGFQRNDLIIVAARPSVGKTAFALNIAQNVATKTDENVAIFSLEMGAEQLVMRMLCAEGNINAQNLRTGSLTDEDWKKLTMAMGSLSNAGIYIDDTPGIRVQEIRAKCRRLRQEHGLGMIVIDYLQLIQGNGRSSDNRQQEVSEISRSLKALARELEVPVIALSQLSRSVEQRQDKRPMMSDIRESGSIEQDADIVAFLYRDDYYDKESENKNIIEIIIAKQRNGPVGTVQLAFAKEYNKFVNLDRRFDDAQVPPGA, encoded by the coding sequence ATGAATGATCTTTTGATCGACCGGACTCCTCCCCAAAATATTGAAGCTGAACAGGCTGTCTTAGGTGCCATATTTATTGAGCCAGAGAGTTTAACCGTTGCATCAGAAAGTTTACTACCTGAGGACTTTTATCGCAGTGCTCACCAAAAGATTTTCTCTATCATGTTAAGTTTAAATGATCGCGGAATGGCTGTTGATGTTGTAACTGTTTCTGAAGAATTAGCTGCGTCAGACCAATTAGAAAATATTGGTGGCATTTCATACTTAATGGAACTTGCTAATTCTGTTCCTACTGCGGCTAATATTGAATACTATGCAAAAATTGTTGAGGAAAAATCGTTATTACGTCGTCTCATTCGGACAGCAACAGATATAGCACAAGATGGTTATACAAGGGAAGATGAAGTAGAAAGTCTATTAACAGAGGCAGAAAAAAGAATTTTAGAAGTAGCCAATCGAAAAAACGCTGGTGCTTTCCAAGATATTAAAGATGTATTAGTTAAAACCTATGATCATATAGAACAGCTGCACAGTAGAAAAGGTGACATAACAGGAATTCCTACTGGATTTAATGATTTAGATCATATGACGGCTGGATTTCAACGGAATGACTTAATTATTGTGGCAGCCCGTCCATCTGTAGGGAAAACAGCTTTTGCATTAAATATCGCTCAAAATGTTGCAACGAAAACAGATGAAAATGTAGCAATCTTCTCGCTTGAGATGGGTGCTGAGCAGCTCGTTATGCGTATGCTTTGTGCGGAGGGAAATATTAATGCGCAAAATTTACGGACAGGATCACTTACGGATGAAGATTGGAAAAAGTTAACGATGGCGATGGGGAGTTTATCAAATGCGGGCATTTATATTGATGATACACCGGGTATACGAGTTCAAGAGATAAGAGCAAAATGCAGGCGGCTAAGACAAGAACATGGGTTAGGTATGATTGTGATTGATTATCTGCAATTAATTCAAGGAAATGGTAGAAGTTCCGATAACCGGCAACAAGAAGTTTCGGAAATATCACGTTCATTGAAGGCATTAGCCCGTGAATTAGAAGTACCTGTCATCGCATTATCACAGTTATCACGTTCTGTAGAGCAACGTCAAGATAAGCGGCCAATGATGTCTGATATTCGTGAATCAGGTAGTATTGAGCAAGATGCCGATATTGTAGCTTTCCTCTACCGCGATGATTACTATGATAAGGAATCAGAGAACAAAAATATTATTGAAATCATTATTGCAAAACAACGGAATGGTCCAGTAGGAACGGTTCAGTTAGCTTTTGCAAAGGAATATAATAAGTTTGTTAATTTAGATAGAAGATTTGACGATGCACAAGTACCACCAGGGGCCTAA
- the rplI gene encoding 50S ribosomal protein L9, with translation MKVIFLKDVKGKGKKGEVKNVADGYAHNFLIKNGYAIEATKANIKTLEAKKRKEEQEALQEKEQAKQLKERIEKLTVVIPAKSGEGGRLFGSVTSKQIAEQLEKQHKIKIDKRKIELTDAIRALGFTKVPVKLYTDVQGTLTVHVKEDN, from the coding sequence ATGAAAGTAATTTTTCTAAAAGATGTAAAAGGGAAAGGTAAAAAGGGTGAAGTAAAAAATGTTGCGGACGGTTACGCACATAACTTTTTAATAAAAAATGGTTATGCAATAGAAGCGACAAAAGCGAATATTAAAACGTTAGAGGCGAAGAAACGTAAAGAAGAGCAAGAAGCATTACAAGAAAAAGAACAAGCAAAACAATTGAAAGAACGGATAGAAAAGTTAACCGTTGTAATTCCTGCAAAATCTGGTGAAGGTGGACGTCTTTTCGGTTCTGTCACATCAAAACAAATTGCTGAACAGCTTGAAAAGCAACATAAGATTAAAATTGACAAGCGTAAAATTGAATTAACGGATGCAATTCGTGCTCTAGGTTTTACAAAAGTACCTGTTAAATTATATACAGATGTTCAAGGTACACTTACTGTACATGTAAAAGAAGATAATTAA
- the walK gene encoding cell wall metabolism sensor histidine kinase WalK: MKRAKIFTSIRLKFILFFVLLILLAMQIIGVYFVRELENELTRNFKDSILNRVKLITYNLEQEFLEDRSTEGSTSLEDDIEKLLIDNKSSDIEEMRVYDKNLRVIAISDLGSRNKVGQRTTDIVVTRTFVTEEMIEKMSIDDATNERKWQLYVPFKVNDQVEGIIYIEGNIERVFKQVQVINQVFINGSLIALVFTAIVAVIVAQTITRPITDMKRQAQAMARGNYSRKVKVYGYDEIGQLAITFNNLSKKLQDEQAKTDSEKRKLSSILRYMTDGVISTDRKGRIILINEAAETMLNVTRETVVSKNIIDVLGIGDEYTFKELTEEQNSIILDYSTDLLPLIVRANFSLIQKETGIMNGLIVVLHDITEQEKIEQERREFVANVSHELRTPLTTMRSYLESLSDGAWRDKEIAPHFLKVTQNETERMIRLVNDLLVLSRMDSHDYQLRKEIINMEKFLDHVIDRFEMTKEKGVTFIRKYPKEQVYAEIDQDKITQVLDNTISNALKYSPEGGTVTIRLSVQNEELEVAISDQGVGIPKSSIHRIFDRFYRVDRARSRQVGGTGLGLAIAKEMVQAHGGKIWATSTDGKGTTVHFTLPYDRDQGDDF, from the coding sequence ATGAAAAGGGCAAAGATTTTTACATCCATCCGATTAAAATTTATTTTATTTTTTGTTTTACTTATCTTGTTAGCCATGCAAATAATTGGTGTATATTTTGTTCGAGAGTTGGAAAATGAGTTAACGCGGAATTTTAAGGATTCTATCTTAAACCGAGTAAAGTTAATTACTTATAATCTAGAACAGGAATTTTTAGAAGACCGATCTACGGAAGGCTCAACTTCTTTAGAAGACGATATTGAAAAATTATTAATTGATAATAAATCATCTGATATTGAAGAAATGCGTGTTTATGATAAAAATTTACGAGTCATTGCCATATCTGATCTTGGAAGTCGCAATAAAGTTGGTCAACGGACGACTGATATTGTCGTTACCCGAACTTTTGTAACAGAAGAAATGATTGAAAAAATGTCGATAGATGATGCGACGAATGAAAGAAAGTGGCAATTGTATGTTCCCTTCAAAGTAAATGATCAAGTAGAAGGGATTATTTATATTGAGGGGAATATTGAGCGAGTATTTAAACAGGTTCAAGTAATTAATCAAGTATTTATAAACGGATCACTCATAGCACTTGTTTTTACTGCGATTGTTGCTGTTATTGTTGCTCAAACGATTACAAGACCGATAACGGATATGAAAAGGCAAGCTCAAGCAATGGCTCGTGGGAATTACTCAAGAAAAGTAAAAGTATATGGTTATGACGAAATAGGTCAATTAGCGATAACTTTTAATAATCTATCAAAAAAATTACAAGATGAACAGGCTAAAACCGATAGTGAAAAGCGGAAATTATCATCAATTTTAAGATATATGACAGATGGAGTTATTTCTACGGATCGAAAAGGTAGGATTATTCTTATAAATGAAGCAGCAGAAACGATGTTGAATGTTACACGTGAAACAGTTGTATCTAAAAACATAATTGATGTACTTGGTATTGGCGATGAATATACTTTTAAAGAACTAACGGAGGAACAAAATTCTATTATTCTTGACTACAGTACAGATTTGCTTCCTTTAATTGTACGGGCCAATTTTTCACTAATTCAAAAAGAAACAGGAATAATGAACGGCTTAATTGTTGTATTACATGATATAACTGAGCAAGAAAAAATTGAACAAGAGCGTCGAGAATTTGTTGCGAATGTTTCACATGAATTACGGACTCCGTTAACAACGATGAGAAGTTACTTAGAATCATTAAGCGATGGGGCATGGAGGGATAAGGAAATCGCTCCTCATTTCTTAAAAGTCACACAAAATGAAACGGAACGTATGATTCGTTTAGTTAATGACTTACTTGTTTTATCAAGAATGGATAGCCATGATTATCAGTTACGTAAAGAAATAATAAATATGGAGAAGTTCCTTGATCACGTGATTGATCGGTTTGAAATGACAAAGGAAAAGGGCGTAACCTTTATTCGAAAGTATCCGAAAGAACAAGTGTATGCAGAAATAGATCAAGATAAAATTACACAAGTATTAGATAATACAATTTCCAATGCACTAAAATATTCACCTGAGGGCGGAACAGTTACAATTCGGTTGAGTGTCCAAAATGAGGAACTTGAAGTAGCCATATCGGATCAAGGAGTCGGCATTCCAAAGAGTAGTATTCACCGTATTTTTGACCGCTTTTATCGTGTCGATCGGGCAAGATCAAGGCAAGTTGGTGGAACAGGGCTGGGTCTTGCTATAGCTAAAGAAATGGTTCAAGCTCATGGCGGAAAAATTTGGGCTACAAGTACTGATGGAAAAGGCACAACAGTTCATTTCACCCTTCCATACGATCGGGATCAAGGGGATGATTTTTAA
- a CDS encoding YybS family protein, which translates to MKAKTLTEGAISLAIYTIMLLIFLYVPIFGAIIIFALPVSYIYFTAKHNWKDGLLVFIASVILTFIIGSWAALFIPFSYGIVGIVLGWCIYTKKERFISFSAASLVLLISLVIGYIVTTIFFNIDYLKEIQDMVSQSLNESMTMLEMLGQETEQMKTRLNEFGDLFITLLPSLLILLSAISVLLIQLISYPILKRLGVEVSHARPFRDISLPKSLIWYFLIIMILSLVIEAEKGTFIYNVITNFLFVIDFLFVLQAITFLFNVCYKKGIHKTWAIVGTIFILLNPLANQLAKIIGIFDLGFDLRNQIQRKE; encoded by the coding sequence GTGAAAGCAAAGACTTTAACGGAAGGTGCAATTAGTTTAGCCATTTATACAATTATGCTATTGATCTTCTTGTATGTTCCCATATTTGGGGCTATCATTATATTTGCACTACCAGTATCTTATATTTATTTTACAGCGAAGCACAATTGGAAAGATGGGTTGTTAGTTTTTATTGCCTCAGTCATCCTTACATTTATTATAGGCTCGTGGGCCGCTTTATTCATTCCGTTTTCATATGGAATTGTAGGTATCGTACTTGGTTGGTGTATTTATACAAAAAAGGAAAGATTCATTTCATTTTCAGCAGCATCATTAGTCTTACTAATCAGTCTAGTCATTGGGTATATCGTAACAACTATATTTTTTAATATCGATTACTTAAAAGAAATACAAGATATGGTTTCTCAATCATTAAATGAGAGTATGACGATGCTTGAAATGTTAGGACAAGAAACAGAACAGATGAAAACTAGGTTAAATGAATTTGGAGATTTATTTATTACACTTCTTCCTAGTTTACTTATACTGTTATCTGCTATTAGTGTATTACTCATTCAATTAATTTCCTACCCAATTTTGAAAAGATTAGGTGTTGAAGTAAGTCATGCTAGACCATTTAGAGATATATCATTACCAAAAAGTCTAATCTGGTACTTTTTAATCATTATGATTCTTTCGCTAGTTATTGAAGCAGAAAAAGGAACGTTTATATATAATGTTATTACGAACTTTCTGTTCGTTATTGACTTTCTTTTTGTTTTGCAAGCCATTACATTTCTATTTAATGTTTGTTATAAAAAAGGAATACATAAAACATGGGCTATTGTTGGAACGATTTTTATCTTATTAAATCCATTAGCAAATCAATTGGCTAAAATTATTGGTATATTTGATTTAGGGTTTGATTTAAGAAATCAAATACAGAGAAAAGAATAA
- a CDS encoding ISL3 family transposase: MQMNNNIIMPGLEDVKILKVEQMDDRLALFVEMEARTHTCPRCGAKTRQIHDYRMQKIKHLKWFERLCYIFYNKRRYRCDACEKRFPEKNNFVERYKRFTKEWNQAVNVRSVQAKTFKELAQQYGTSISTVIRRFDAFAENEVGEVKELPRVIAIDEYKGDTKEGKYQLIIANGDTREPLDILPNRKGKTISQYLRKYGANVEIVIMDMSHSFKSAVRKALDHPLIIADHFHFCRYIYWALDKVRRRIQSDWNDYDRKKCKKMRYVFYKDSAKLTENERWYLDRYRGMSKELDMAYQLKEAYCEWFKQAKENGSEGMRKTKEGLNTFYQLVRDTGVQEFLRSIRTFKNWEKEILNSFMYSYSNGFLEGINNHTKVIKRNAYGFRNFKRARARILLSHKYKGIGVHLG; the protein is encoded by the coding sequence GTGCAAATGAATAATAACATAATTATGCCAGGATTAGAAGACGTAAAAATACTAAAAGTGGAACAAATGGATGACAGATTAGCGTTGTTTGTTGAAATGGAAGCACGCACACATACTTGTCCTAGATGTGGTGCCAAAACACGACAAATTCATGATTATCGAATGCAGAAAATCAAGCATTTAAAGTGGTTTGAACGCCTCTGCTATATCTTTTATAACAAGAGACGATATCGTTGTGATGCTTGCGAGAAGAGGTTTCCTGAGAAAAACAATTTTGTGGAGCGTTATAAACGGTTTACCAAAGAGTGGAATCAGGCTGTAAACGTGAGAAGTGTTCAAGCCAAAACATTTAAGGAACTAGCTCAACAATATGGTACTTCGATTTCAACGGTTATAAGACGATTTGATGCATTTGCCGAAAATGAAGTAGGGGAAGTTAAGGAACTCCCGAGAGTAATCGCTATAGATGAGTATAAAGGGGATACCAAAGAAGGAAAGTATCAGTTAATCATCGCAAACGGAGATACAAGAGAGCCTTTGGATATATTACCGAATAGAAAAGGAAAAACAATATCACAATACTTACGAAAGTATGGGGCCAATGTAGAAATAGTCATTATGGACATGAGCCATTCCTTTAAATCGGCTGTACGAAAGGCCTTAGATCATCCACTAATTATAGCCGACCATTTTCATTTTTGTCGCTATATCTATTGGGCACTTGATAAAGTAAGAAGGCGGATTCAGTCAGATTGGAATGATTATGACCGGAAAAAGTGTAAAAAAATGAGATATGTATTTTACAAAGATAGTGCGAAACTAACCGAAAACGAGAGATGGTACCTAGATCGATACCGTGGTATGTCGAAGGAACTAGATATGGCGTATCAATTAAAAGAGGCTTATTGTGAATGGTTCAAACAAGCGAAAGAAAATGGTTCAGAAGGTATGCGTAAAACCAAAGAAGGCTTAAACACGTTTTATCAGTTAGTTAGAGATACTGGAGTGCAGGAATTTCTACGCAGCATACGGACGTTTAAAAACTGGGAAAAAGAAATTTTAAATAGTTTTATGTATAGCTATTCTAATGGATTTCTGGAAGGAATAAATAACCACACAAAGGTAATAAAACGGAATGCGTATGGTTTCAGAAACTTCAAACGAGCAAGAGCTAGAATATTGTTATCACACAAGTATAAAGGAATAGGGGTCCATCTAGGCTAG